A single region of the Halopiger xanaduensis SH-6 genome encodes:
- the tenA gene encoding thiaminase II yields the protein MAFSDRLLEEGEQLWEAQKDHPFVRELAAGTLAEEAFLHWVRQDYRYLLDYARVFAIAGTKARDEETMTHLLGVAHEILDFEMDLHREFAADYGVDPADLEAVEKAPTCVAYTNYLVRTAHEGSLAEIAAAIYPCGQGYLDVAEHMAEIATDDENPYQPFINKYTSDEFREAVDWMRAFVDRCGERYPGEHDAMREAFLTSAKLEHQFWEMAYTQEGWETTTAIDV from the coding sequence ATGGCGTTCAGCGACCGACTGCTCGAGGAGGGCGAACAGCTCTGGGAAGCGCAGAAGGACCACCCGTTCGTGCGGGAACTGGCGGCTGGCACGCTCGCGGAGGAGGCGTTCCTCCACTGGGTGCGCCAGGACTACCGGTACCTGCTGGACTACGCCCGCGTGTTCGCGATCGCGGGGACGAAGGCCCGCGACGAGGAGACGATGACCCACCTGCTCGGCGTCGCCCACGAGATCCTCGACTTCGAGATGGATCTCCACCGCGAGTTCGCCGCCGACTACGGCGTCGATCCGGCCGACCTCGAGGCCGTCGAGAAGGCGCCGACCTGCGTCGCGTACACGAACTACCTCGTGCGGACGGCCCACGAGGGCTCCCTCGCCGAGATCGCGGCAGCGATCTACCCCTGCGGGCAGGGTTACCTCGACGTCGCCGAGCACATGGCCGAGATCGCAACGGACGACGAAAATCCGTACCAGCCGTTCATCAACAAGTACACCAGCGACGAGTTCCGCGAGGCCGTCGACTGGATGCGGGCGTTCGTCGACCGCTGCGGCGAGCGCTACCCCGGCGAGCACGACGCCATGCGCGAGGCGTTCCTGACGAGCGCCAAACTCGAGCACCAGTTCTGGGAGATGGCCTACACGCAGGAAGGGTGGGAGACGACGACGGCAATCGATGTCTGA
- a CDS encoding aldo/keto reductase: MEYTTLGDTGMEVSRICLGCMSFGDPDWREWVLGEEESTEIIERAIDLGINFFDTANMYSKGESERIFGNALEGYREESVVATKGYFQMREDDPNSGGLSRKAVEQELEASLDRLGMDAVDLYQIHRWDDDTPIETTLQALDDAVRRGQVRYVGASSMWAHQFAESLYTSDRLGLERFATMQNHYNLVYREEEREMLPLCEKEGVGVMPWSPLARGYLARPHEEIDATTRGETEEHLYEHPYREGGGQEINERVAELAAEKGVTMAQIALSWLLHKDWVDAPIVGTTSVEHLEQAVEALEISLSASDIAYLEEPYEPVPVSGHD; the protein is encoded by the coding sequence ATGGAGTACACGACCCTCGGCGACACCGGCATGGAAGTCAGCAGGATCTGTCTCGGCTGCATGAGCTTCGGCGATCCCGACTGGCGCGAGTGGGTCTTAGGCGAGGAGGAGAGCACGGAGATCATCGAGCGGGCGATCGACCTCGGGATCAACTTCTTCGACACCGCCAACATGTACTCGAAGGGCGAGTCCGAGCGAATCTTCGGGAACGCGCTCGAGGGCTACCGCGAGGAGTCGGTCGTCGCGACGAAAGGCTACTTCCAGATGCGCGAGGACGACCCGAACTCGGGCGGCCTCTCGCGGAAGGCCGTCGAGCAGGAACTCGAGGCGAGCCTCGATCGGTTGGGCATGGACGCCGTCGACCTCTACCAGATCCACCGCTGGGACGACGACACGCCGATCGAGACGACGCTGCAGGCGTTAGACGACGCCGTCCGCCGCGGGCAGGTGCGCTACGTCGGCGCGTCGTCGATGTGGGCCCACCAGTTCGCCGAGTCGCTCTATACCAGCGACCGGCTCGGTCTCGAGCGGTTCGCGACGATGCAGAACCACTACAACCTCGTCTACCGCGAGGAGGAACGCGAGATGCTCCCGCTCTGCGAGAAGGAAGGCGTCGGCGTGATGCCGTGGTCGCCGCTGGCCCGGGGCTACCTCGCGCGGCCCCACGAGGAAATCGACGCGACGACGCGCGGCGAGACTGAAGAGCACCTGTACGAACACCCCTACCGCGAGGGCGGCGGCCAGGAGATCAACGAGCGCGTGGCCGAACTGGCCGCCGAGAAGGGCGTGACGATGGCCCAGATCGCCCTCTCGTGGCTGCTCCACAAGGACTGGGTCGACGCGCCCATCGTCGGCACGACGAGCGTCGAGCACTTAGAGCAGGCCGTCGAGGCGCTCGAGATCTCGCTGTCGGCCTCGGACATCGCCTACCTCGAGGAGCCCTACGAGCCGGTGCCGGTGTCGGGTCACGACTGA
- a CDS encoding NADH-ubiquinone oxidoreductase-F iron-sulfur binding region domain-containing protein, which translates to MDEQSEPTGDDTPVIRVAGGSRSRRRKHRALEEVRSAAEDGDATVLETGPTGLQRYEPLILLTRDGRTAFHPAPVTGRLESLVETLERGGLPTDDAVAVVDHESEPSSLPTPDEGALAVGRRRVLGRCGWCEPASVPVSDDSAAELAGDERETALSRVREIGLLGRGRGDWCADEPVHEEWKLAREAAAEGGEDREPVVVVNANESDDRNETDRTLLEGAAGEVIDGALAVAELVGAADVVVYCNENDEQAREQAREAARNAAETLGERLEREEPPEVVVGPDRYIASEPTMALEAMEGNDRLEARLRPPSPAEHGLYGRPTVVHTPRTVAQVRQAMLEPHAFDADDADPGTRLVTVTGDVDATATVELPTGGTLEAVREAVDLEGRFKMACVGGQFGGFARSLAHSPSAPALEGAGLGTEGIVELLNEDTCVLAAAGRRSNFAMEENCGRCVTCREGSQELTQMLRDVYAGEYRDAKIRELTRVMGATSICQFGRTAIRPAVTAMREFEREVAAHAEGRCPSGECAAGNGGSNSGTGSSADAEISTDGGRTR; encoded by the coding sequence ATGGACGAACAGAGCGAGCCGACCGGCGACGACACACCTGTGATCCGCGTCGCCGGCGGCTCTCGGAGCCGACGGCGGAAGCACCGCGCGCTCGAGGAGGTTCGGTCGGCGGCCGAGGACGGTGATGCGACGGTCCTCGAGACGGGACCGACCGGACTCCAGCGCTACGAACCGCTTATTCTCCTCACCCGCGACGGCCGGACGGCGTTTCACCCGGCGCCGGTGACCGGCCGCCTCGAGTCGCTGGTCGAAACGCTCGAGCGGGGCGGCCTCCCGACGGACGATGCGGTCGCGGTCGTCGACCACGAGTCCGAGCCGTCGTCGCTGCCGACGCCGGACGAGGGGGCGCTCGCGGTCGGACGCCGCCGCGTGCTCGGTCGCTGCGGCTGGTGCGAGCCCGCATCGGTTCCCGTGAGCGACGACTCGGCAGCCGAACTGGCCGGCGATGAGCGCGAGACAGCCCTCTCTCGCGTCCGCGAGATCGGCCTGCTGGGTCGCGGCCGCGGCGACTGGTGCGCCGACGAGCCGGTCCACGAGGAGTGGAAACTGGCCCGCGAGGCCGCCGCTGAGGGCGGCGAGGACCGCGAGCCGGTCGTCGTCGTCAACGCCAACGAGAGCGACGACCGCAACGAGACCGACCGGACCCTGCTCGAGGGCGCGGCGGGCGAGGTGATCGACGGCGCGCTCGCGGTCGCCGAACTCGTCGGCGCCGCGGACGTCGTGGTTTACTGCAACGAGAACGACGAGCAGGCTCGCGAGCAAGCCCGCGAGGCCGCCCGGAACGCAGCCGAGACGCTCGGCGAACGCCTCGAGCGGGAGGAACCGCCGGAGGTCGTCGTCGGCCCCGACCGCTACATCGCCAGCGAGCCGACGATGGCCCTCGAGGCGATGGAGGGCAACGACCGCCTCGAGGCGCGTCTCCGGCCGCCCTCGCCGGCCGAACACGGCCTCTACGGGCGACCGACCGTCGTCCACACGCCGCGGACGGTAGCGCAGGTTCGTCAGGCGATGCTCGAGCCGCACGCGTTCGACGCCGACGACGCCGATCCCGGTACCCGCCTCGTGACCGTCACCGGCGACGTGGACGCGACGGCGACCGTGGAACTGCCGACCGGCGGGACGCTCGAGGCCGTCCGCGAGGCCGTCGACCTCGAGGGGCGGTTCAAGATGGCTTGCGTCGGCGGCCAGTTCGGCGGCTTCGCGCGGTCGCTCGCCCACTCGCCGTCGGCGCCGGCGCTCGAGGGGGCCGGTCTCGGAACGGAAGGAATCGTCGAACTGCTGAACGAGGACACCTGCGTTCTGGCGGCGGCCGGACGCCGGTCGAACTTCGCGATGGAGGAAAACTGCGGCCGGTGTGTCACCTGCCGCGAGGGCTCTCAAGAACTCACACAGATGCTGCGAGACGTCTACGCCGGCGAGTACCGGGACGCGAAGATCCGCGAGTTGACCCGCGTGATGGGCGCGACGAGCATCTGCCAGTTCGGTCGGACGGCGATCCGCCCGGCGGTCACGGCGATGCGCGAATTCGAGCGCGAAGTCGCCGCCCACGCCGAGGGGCGCTGTCCGAGCGGGGAGTGTGCGGCCGGGAACGGCGGCTCCAACTCTGGAACCGGCTCGAGTGCCGACGCCGAGATCAGCACCGACGGGGGACGAACGCGATGA
- the msrA gene encoding peptide-methionine (S)-S-oxide reductase MsrA, whose product MERATFGGGCFWCVEAAFKELEGVESVTSGYAGGHVENPTYEAVCRGETGHAEVVQLEYDPDAVAYEDLLEVFFTIHDPTTKDREGPDVGSQYRSAIYAHDDDQLETAERFAEELENEGLYEGIVTEIEPVEEFYEAEEYHQDYFEKNPNDAYCSMHAAPKVEKVREKFGDDVAATQ is encoded by the coding sequence ATGGAACGAGCAACGTTCGGCGGCGGCTGTTTCTGGTGCGTCGAAGCGGCCTTCAAGGAACTCGAGGGCGTCGAATCCGTGACCTCCGGCTACGCCGGCGGCCACGTCGAGAACCCCACCTACGAGGCGGTCTGTCGGGGGGAAACCGGCCACGCGGAGGTCGTCCAACTCGAGTACGACCCCGACGCGGTCGCCTACGAGGACCTGCTCGAGGTCTTCTTTACGATCCACGACCCGACCACGAAGGACCGCGAGGGCCCCGACGTCGGCTCGCAGTACCGGTCGGCGATCTACGCCCACGACGACGACCAACTCGAGACCGCGGAGCGGTTCGCCGAGGAACTCGAGAACGAAGGGCTCTACGAGGGAATCGTGACCGAAATCGAGCCGGTCGAGGAGTTCTACGAGGCCGAGGAGTACCACCAGGACTACTTCGAAAAGAACCCCAACGACGCGTACTGTTCGATGCACGCGGCGCCGAAGGTCGAGAAGGTTCGCGAGAAGTTCGGCGACGACGTCGCCGCGACGCAGTAA
- a CDS encoding MinD/ParA family ATP-binding protein encodes MIVAVAGGKGGVGKSTTAWNLGRELDAVVVDGDLAVPDLPSGPDAGPDLHDVLAGRADPLEAVADAGPVSVLPSGRTLSGARASSLEALPSVLDRLERRWDHVVVDCPAGLARDVGVELGCADLAVLVTTPSRAALVDAIRTSDLVASLETPLGAAVLNKADRDTHSDLADRLGRRLGVDVTLVAEQAAVADAQARWQPVRDHRPDAQAVDAYRAVADRLERASEPS; translated from the coding sequence ATGATCGTCGCCGTCGCCGGCGGAAAGGGCGGCGTCGGCAAGTCGACGACCGCGTGGAACCTCGGCCGCGAACTCGACGCCGTCGTCGTCGACGGCGATCTTGCGGTACCGGATCTTCCGTCCGGACCCGACGCGGGCCCGGATCTCCACGACGTGCTCGCCGGCCGCGCGGATCCGCTTGAGGCGGTCGCAGACGCCGGTCCGGTATCGGTTCTGCCTTCCGGCCGAACCCTTTCGGGTGCCCGCGCATCGTCGCTCGAGGCGCTTCCATCGGTGCTCGACCGGCTCGAGCGACGGTGGGATCACGTCGTCGTCGACTGTCCGGCGGGGCTCGCGCGCGACGTCGGCGTCGAACTGGGGTGTGCCGATCTCGCGGTACTCGTGACGACGCCCTCGCGGGCGGCGCTGGTCGACGCGATTCGGACCAGCGACCTCGTGGCTTCGCTCGAGACGCCGCTCGGGGCGGCGGTTCTCAACAAAGCGGACCGCGACACCCACAGCGACCTCGCCGATCGGCTTGGCCGGCGGCTCGGCGTCGACGTGACGCTCGTCGCGGAGCAGGCCGCGGTCGCCGACGCACAGGCGCGGTGGCAACCCGTTCGCGACCATCGACCGGACGCGCAGGCGGTCGACGCCTACCGGGCAGTTGCCGATCGACTCGAGCGCGCGAGCGAACCGTCGTGA
- the fdhF gene encoding formate dehydrogenase subunit alpha, with the protein MRSEDPASHVDDVETERRSTAVERLPSVPNVADPRPSTPLTEQFETGTANDPDVRSDGANADGSGEDGEPTTLEIDGTPVTVPPGSTIIDAVEEAEPADEIAALCYYDRDTEQADAIGPRGECRTCTVHTEDHGLVPACSFPAEDGLSVRTDQDDAAEAREVNLDLQLSDHNLRCTTCGQNGRCELQDTSIEQGVEEPRWGVFEDRDEYEPLDDTSPAIQIDRNKCILCNRCVEACNDVQVEGVLRMEGHGQDTRIAFQNGEETFDESTCVSCGHCATVCPTGALVEQGLTDIATMPLPGFTQENSIGKVLESPKAETADVTEAPNRDLPYDAGDGAGATAEDEDLSGVARYMSFARARAGDAKRHASDTVRRAGDRALEEAEHVAERVASESMSAGSLFAVATTIGDARLSRVEKAETTCNYCAVGCRFELYGKDGEVVGVRPAEPESTPANDFSTCVKGKFGYDYVDAEDRLETPLIRREDAGDGPVGRDGFREASWTEALERVYDGLSEIRKEHGSEALSVISSSKTTNEENFLCQKFARQVLGTPHVDNCARLCHSSTVAALKQTVGYGAMTNRINEDVGETDCYLVTGSNTTESHPVLATRIKQNVRDGAELIVFDPREIGLAEHADQYVRTTPGEDVAWINGMIRYIVKNDLHDEAFVEERTKHFDELVEKVEPFTPEQVEELTAVPAEELTKAAETIATADTCIFGWAMGLTQHTTGTRNVLAIADLALVTGNLGKPRAGLSPFRGQNNVQGGGGDMGPAPHNLPGYQDLGDEEVLEKFADEWGERPPNDVGLRLPEQFHAITDGDLHGTFIMGENPVLSEPNIDNARRALEELDFLAVQDIFLTESAEYADVVLPAASAAEKSGTFTNTERRIQRVRPAVEPPGEAKADRKILDQLARRFGYDWDYDGPADVMDEINSLVPIYGGVTYERLEEQTKGIQWPCFDEDDPGTPYLYEDEFNFEDGKARFVPADYANPPKMPDEEYPLTLSSGRVLYHWHTGTMTRRVGTLMNHVPESFVTIHPEMAEQLGVENDEYVRVQSRQGEIVVKANVEGTSDPGVVFIPMHFRQGAINELTEHELDPTSYIPQYKVTSVRVTPLDVPPEEAANLVSPTPGQLEGQDGDPEDVGGRQADD; encoded by the coding sequence ATGAGAAGCGAGGATCCGGCGAGCCACGTCGACGACGTCGAAACCGAGCGGCGATCGACGGCGGTCGAGCGGCTCCCGTCGGTGCCGAACGTGGCCGATCCGCGGCCGAGTACGCCGCTGACCGAGCAGTTCGAGACCGGGACGGCGAACGATCCCGACGTGAGATCTGACGGTGCCAATGCCGACGGTTCCGGCGAAGATGGGGAACCGACGACGCTCGAGATCGACGGGACGCCGGTCACCGTCCCGCCCGGCTCGACGATCATCGACGCCGTCGAGGAAGCGGAGCCGGCCGACGAGATCGCCGCGCTCTGTTACTACGATCGGGATACGGAGCAGGCCGACGCGATCGGTCCCCGAGGCGAGTGCCGAACCTGTACCGTCCACACCGAAGACCACGGGCTCGTACCGGCCTGCTCGTTCCCGGCCGAGGACGGCCTCTCGGTCCGAACCGATCAAGACGACGCCGCGGAGGCCCGCGAGGTGAACCTCGACCTCCAGCTGTCGGACCACAACCTCCGCTGTACGACCTGCGGCCAGAACGGCCGCTGCGAGCTCCAGGACACCTCGATCGAGCAGGGCGTCGAGGAACCCCGCTGGGGCGTCTTCGAGGACCGCGACGAGTACGAGCCGCTGGACGACACCTCGCCGGCGATCCAGATCGACCGCAACAAGTGCATTCTCTGTAACCGCTGCGTCGAGGCCTGCAACGACGTGCAGGTCGAGGGCGTCCTCCGCATGGAGGGCCACGGGCAGGACACCCGCATCGCTTTCCAGAACGGCGAGGAGACCTTCGACGAGTCCACCTGCGTCTCCTGCGGCCACTGCGCGACCGTCTGCCCGACCGGCGCCCTCGTCGAGCAAGGGCTAACCGACATCGCGACGATGCCCCTCCCCGGCTTCACCCAGGAGAACTCCATCGGGAAGGTCTTAGAGAGCCCGAAGGCCGAGACGGCCGACGTGACGGAGGCGCCGAACCGCGACTTGCCCTACGACGCGGGCGACGGCGCGGGCGCCACGGCCGAAGACGAGGATCTCTCGGGCGTCGCCCGCTACATGTCCTTCGCGAGGGCTCGAGCCGGCGACGCCAAGCGCCACGCGAGCGATACCGTCCGGCGGGCCGGCGACCGCGCCCTCGAGGAGGCCGAGCACGTCGCCGAGCGGGTCGCCAGCGAGTCGATGTCGGCCGGGAGCCTGTTCGCCGTCGCGACGACGATCGGCGACGCGCGCCTCTCGCGGGTCGAGAAGGCGGAGACCACCTGCAACTACTGCGCCGTCGGCTGTCGCTTCGAACTCTACGGGAAGGACGGCGAGGTCGTGGGCGTTCGGCCCGCCGAGCCCGAGTCGACGCCGGCCAACGACTTCTCGACCTGCGTGAAGGGGAAGTTCGGCTACGACTACGTCGACGCCGAGGACCGCCTCGAGACGCCCCTGATTCGGAGGGAAGACGCCGGCGACGGCCCGGTCGGCCGCGACGGCTTCCGCGAGGCGTCCTGGACGGAGGCCCTCGAGCGCGTCTACGACGGACTGTCCGAAATCCGCAAGGAGCACGGCAGCGAGGCGCTCTCGGTGATCTCCTCGTCGAAGACGACCAACGAGGAGAACTTCCTCTGCCAGAAGTTCGCCCGCCAGGTGCTGGGGACGCCCCACGTCGACAACTGCGCGCGGCTCTGTCACTCCTCGACGGTGGCCGCGCTGAAACAGACCGTCGGCTACGGCGCGATGACCAACCGGATCAACGAGGACGTCGGCGAGACCGACTGCTACCTCGTCACCGGCTCGAACACGACCGAATCCCACCCCGTCCTCGCGACGCGGATCAAGCAGAACGTCCGCGACGGCGCGGAGCTGATCGTCTTCGACCCGCGCGAGATCGGCCTCGCGGAGCACGCCGACCAGTACGTCCGGACGACGCCCGGCGAGGACGTCGCCTGGATCAACGGAATGATCCGCTACATCGTGAAGAACGACCTCCACGACGAGGCGTTCGTCGAGGAGCGGACGAAGCACTTCGACGAGCTGGTCGAGAAGGTCGAGCCGTTCACGCCCGAGCAGGTCGAGGAGCTGACGGCCGTCCCCGCCGAGGAACTGACGAAAGCGGCCGAGACGATCGCTACCGCGGACACCTGCATCTTCGGCTGGGCGATGGGGCTGACCCAGCACACCACCGGGACGCGCAACGTTCTGGCCATCGCCGACCTCGCGCTGGTGACCGGCAACCTCGGCAAACCCCGCGCCGGCCTCTCGCCGTTCCGCGGCCAGAACAACGTCCAGGGCGGCGGGGGCGACATGGGCCCGGCGCCGCACAATCTGCCCGGCTATCAGGATCTCGGGGACGAAGAGGTGCTCGAGAAGTTCGCGGACGAATGGGGCGAACGACCGCCGAACGACGTCGGCCTCCGGCTCCCAGAGCAGTTCCACGCCATCACCGACGGTGACCTTCACGGAACGTTCATCATGGGCGAGAACCCCGTTCTCTCGGAGCCCAACATCGACAACGCCCGGCGGGCGCTCGAGGAACTCGACTTTCTCGCCGTCCAGGACATTTTCCTGACCGAGTCGGCCGAGTACGCCGACGTCGTGCTGCCGGCCGCCTCCGCCGCCGAGAAGTCGGGTACCTTCACCAACACCGAGCGGCGCATCCAGCGGGTCCGGCCCGCGGTCGAACCGCCGGGCGAGGCGAAGGCCGACCGGAAGATCCTCGATCAACTCGCGCGGCGATTCGGCTACGATTGGGACTACGACGGTCCCGCGGACGTGATGGACGAGATCAACTCCCTCGTGCCGATCTACGGCGGCGTCACCTACGAGCGCTTAGAGGAGCAGACCAAGGGCATCCAGTGGCCCTGTTTCGACGAGGACGACCCCGGGACGCCCTACCTCTACGAGGACGAGTTCAACTTCGAGGACGGGAAGGCGCGGTTCGTCCCGGCCGATTACGCGAACCCGCCGAAAATGCCCGACGAGGAGTACCCGCTGACCCTCTCCTCTGGGCGGGTACTGTACCACTGGCACACGGGGACGATGACGCGCCGCGTCGGGACGCTGATGAACCACGTCCCCGAGAGCTTCGTGACGATCCACCCCGAGATGGCCGAGCAGTTGGGCGTCGAGAACGACGAGTACGTCCGCGTCCAGTCCCGACAGGGCGAGATCGTCGTGAAGGCGAACGTCGAGGGCACGTCCGATCCCGGCGTCGTCTTCATCCCGATGCACTTCCGGCAGGGCGCGATCAACGAACTCACCGAACACGAGCTCGACCCGACGTCGTACATCCCGCAGTACAAGGTGACGAGCGTCCGCGTCACGCCGCTGGACGTCCCGCCCGAGGAAGCGGCCAACCTGGTCTCGCCGACCCCGGGTCAACTCGAGGGGCAGGACGGCGACCCCGAAGACGTCGGCGGGCGGCAGGCCGACGACTGA
- a CDS encoding DUF7857 domain-containing protein: MVTIDATCERTNGVTRVRIVVANTRATPQRVRLRCRLEGPLWIPRRDGIADPRWDGDCWTETIRPDRRRGIGVASPAPPTEPLVEVVSSERCESDTIGRSDDVALAELDDWQPTREVLGLERERERAYDGDEPDPEP; this comes from the coding sequence GTGGTAACGATCGACGCGACCTGCGAGCGGACGAACGGCGTCACGCGCGTCCGAATCGTCGTCGCGAACACGCGCGCGACGCCCCAGCGCGTTCGCCTCCGCTGCCGTCTCGAGGGCCCACTCTGGATCCCGCGGCGCGACGGCATCGCCGATCCTCGGTGGGACGGCGATTGCTGGACCGAGACGATCCGACCGGACCGTCGCCGCGGGATCGGTGTTGCGAGTCCGGCACCGCCGACGGAGCCGCTCGTCGAGGTCGTCTCGAGCGAACGCTGTGAATCCGACACGATCGGCCGCTCGGACGACGTCGCGCTCGCCGAACTCGACGACTGGCAGCCGACGCGCGAGGTGCTCGGTCTCGAGCGCGAGCGCGAGCGGGCGTACGACGGGGACGAGCCTGACCCCGAGCCATGA
- a CDS encoding 2,5-diamino-6-(ribosylamino)-4(3H)-pyrimidinone 5'-phosphate reductase has translation MHVVVNAATSADGKLSSRRREQIAISGEADFERVDRLRADSDAVVVGAGTVLADDPHLTVKDADLRDQRVEDGEAANPVRVVVDSKARTPVDAEILDDAAETYVCVSEAAPVDRRMDLANRGAELVTAGDDRVDLLRAFAALQEAGLERLMVEGGGELIFSLFEDGLVDELRVFVGPKVIGGRDAPTLADGEGFVEDFPTLELESVERLDDGVLLTWQAGGR, from the coding sequence ATGCACGTCGTCGTCAACGCCGCCACGAGCGCGGACGGGAAGCTCTCCTCGAGACGCCGGGAACAGATCGCGATCAGCGGCGAGGCCGATTTCGAGCGCGTCGACCGGCTCCGGGCCGACAGCGACGCCGTCGTCGTCGGCGCCGGCACCGTCCTCGCGGACGATCCGCACCTGACCGTCAAGGACGCCGACCTGCGGGACCAGCGAGTCGAGGACGGCGAGGCCGCAAATCCCGTCCGCGTCGTTGTCGATTCGAAAGCCCGGACGCCGGTCGACGCCGAAATCCTCGACGACGCGGCCGAGACCTACGTCTGCGTGAGCGAGGCCGCACCCGTCGACCGGCGAATGGATCTGGCTAACCGTGGCGCGGAACTCGTCACCGCCGGCGACGACCGCGTCGACCTCCTGCGCGCGTTCGCGGCGCTGCAGGAGGCCGGCCTCGAGCGGCTCATGGTCGAGGGCGGCGGCGAACTCATCTTCTCGCTGTTCGAGGACGGGCTGGTCGACGAGTTGCGGGTGTTCGTCGGACCGAAGGTGATCGGCGGCCGCGACGCCCCCACGCTGGCCGACGGCGAGGGGTTCGTCGAGGACTTCCCGACGCTCGAACTCGAGTCGGTCGAGCGACTCGATGACGGCGTCCTGTTGACGTGGCAAGCCGGCGGCCGCTAG
- a CDS encoding MFS transporter has translation MNETRLQFWSLYLSRFAEGFGFITLVTLLPYYINVLEPTDTTLPVLGLTISAGLIVGLYTSGFTIAQTVAVVPLAWAGDRFDKRTVLLVVLGLGAAVYALFPIVDSSATFIAMRALQGIVVTGSGLMGLSLVGQIADVGTRANYIGKANAANFAASIVGSLSAGSLYEAFGFGPIFTIIAALMVVGWIGTMRYLEPDETRVYGFPFSDLALNRRILTLSSFRFQYAFAVTLVRTWVPIFAGVSAASGGLAYGGLAVSLTVAMEKFTNMCCQPFTGRLSDGYGRALFVFAGGGAYGLVALLVPFAPGIGAAVGAPSAIVLGVPDVLAGLVLPGWLPLSLEAIPAQLTLFGEVSPAFLPLVALSGLLGIADSFREPASMALFADEGTEDGGVASSFGIRELIWRPGSVVAPLLGGWLMYEIGMASVFYVGGAFALTGVATFFVILVWLHGTDALTEW, from the coding sequence GTGAACGAGACACGGCTCCAGTTCTGGTCGCTCTACCTGTCGCGGTTCGCGGAAGGGTTCGGCTTCATCACCCTCGTCACGCTGTTGCCGTACTACATCAACGTCCTCGAGCCGACTGACACGACGCTGCCGGTGCTCGGGCTGACGATCAGCGCCGGGCTCATCGTCGGCCTCTACACGTCGGGCTTTACCATCGCACAGACGGTCGCCGTCGTCCCGCTGGCCTGGGCCGGCGACCGGTTCGACAAGCGAACCGTCCTGCTCGTCGTCCTCGGACTCGGCGCAGCCGTCTACGCGCTGTTTCCGATCGTCGACTCGAGCGCCACCTTCATCGCCATGCGTGCGCTGCAGGGGATCGTCGTCACCGGCTCCGGCCTGATGGGGCTCTCGCTGGTCGGCCAGATCGCCGACGTCGGGACGCGAGCGAACTACATCGGGAAGGCGAACGCGGCCAACTTCGCGGCGTCGATCGTCGGCAGTCTCAGTGCCGGTTCCCTGTACGAGGCCTTCGGATTCGGGCCGATCTTCACGATCATCGCCGCGCTCATGGTCGTCGGCTGGATCGGCACGATGCGGTATCTGGAGCCGGACGAGACGCGCGTCTACGGGTTCCCGTTCTCGGATCTGGCGCTCAACCGGCGCATCCTCACGCTCTCCTCGTTCCGGTTCCAGTACGCCTTCGCGGTGACGCTCGTGCGAACCTGGGTGCCAATCTTCGCAGGCGTTTCCGCCGCCAGCGGCGGGCTGGCCTACGGCGGGCTCGCGGTCTCGCTGACCGTCGCGATGGAGAAGTTCACGAACATGTGCTGTCAGCCCTTCACCGGCCGGCTCTCGGACGGCTACGGCCGCGCGCTGTTCGTCTTCGCCGGCGGCGGCGCGTACGGGCTCGTCGCCTTGCTCGTGCCGTTCGCACCCGGGATCGGCGCGGCCGTCGGTGCTCCGTCGGCAATCGTTCTCGGCGTTCCGGACGTTCTCGCCGGTCTGGTGTTGCCCGGCTGGCTCCCCCTCTCCCTCGAGGCGATACCGGCACAACTGACGCTGTTCGGCGAGGTGTCTCCGGCGTTCCTCCCGCTCGTCGCGCTGTCCGGCCTGCTGGGAATCGCGGACAGCTTCCGCGAACCCGCGAGCATGGCGCTGTTCGCCGACGAGGGGACCGAGGACGGCGGCGTCGCCTCGAGTTTCGGCATCCGCGAACTCATCTGGCGACCGGGCAGCGTCGTCGCGCCGCTGCTCGGCGGTTGGCTCATGTACGAGATCGGAATGGCGTCGGTGTTCTACGTCGGCGGCGCGTTCGCGCTGACCGGCGTCGCGACCTTCTTCGTCATTCTGGTGTGGCTGCACGGGACTGACGCGCTCACCGAGTGGTAA